One window from the genome of Bacillus rossius redtenbacheri isolate Brsri chromosome 17, Brsri_v3, whole genome shotgun sequence encodes:
- the LOC134540602 gene encoding uncharacterized protein LOC134540602 codes for MTETPVRCTVCREVVLVPGGNTSPLLQHMRCKHPCLKTAFFDSVPAPSKATSAPQKPECDGQVVDMKTAYVTTVETWKPGCSPVTCPRCLTTSQPIAKRQVNKVCKTFFGAFGIMLCWPLCVLPCMLLGSKEVCLYCSHCGCFLGTPDHLHVAKPDPGCPKVKEGSQQYPSRADRRQPSPDAAKENKESPDAAEESRQCPDNAEENKETPEPTRKPCPCRCPRPPAGTKPSGPCRCACMREQNLP; via the exons ATGACAGAGACGCCGGTGAGGTGCACGGTGTGCCGCGAGGTGGTGCTGGTGCCCGGGGGGAACACCTCGCCGCTGCTGCAGCACATGAGGTGCAAGCACCCGTGCCTCAAGACCGCCTTCTTCGACAGCGTGCCGGCCCCGTCCAAGGCGACCTCTGCACCGCAG aAGCCCGAGTGTGATGGACAAGTTGTGGACATGAAAACAGCATATGTGACTACAG TGGAGACATGGAAGCCGGGCTGCAGCCCAGTGACGTGTCCCCGCTGCCTCACCACCTCGCAACCCATCGCCAAGCGCCAGGTCAACAAGGTCTGCAAGACATTCTTCGGCGCCTTCGGCATCATGCT GTGCTGGCCCTTGTGCGTGCTGCCGTGCATGTTGTTGGGCTCCAAGGAAGTGTGCCTCTACTGCTCCCACTGCGGCTGCTTCCTTGGAACGCCAGACCACCTGCATGTTGCGAAACCGGATCCCGGGTGCCCGAAGGTCAAGGAAGGCAGTCAGCAGTACCCGAGCAGGGCCGATAGACGTCAGCCGTCCCCAGATGCTGCAAAGGAGAACAAGGAGTCCCCGGATGCTGCCGAGGAGAGCAGGCAGTGCCCAGATAATGCCGAGGAGAATAAAGAGACACCAGAACCCACCCGCAAACCGTGCCCTTGCCGCTGCCCCCGGCCACCGGCTGGTACCAAGCCATCGGGACCCTGTCGCTGTGCCTGCATGAGGGAGCAAAACCTTCCTTGA